The Paenibacillus beijingensis nucleotide sequence TAGGCAGTTATGTTCCTTATTATTTAGGCTATAAATTAGGTAATTCCGTCGTGAACAGGCTGAGTCCGGCGCGAAGAAAGAGTTTGGAAAAAGCTACGGACGCTTTCAGTAAATACGGGATTTGGAGTGTCGCGATATCCAGTCCTCTTCATTTAGGAAATGTGGTTCCATTTGTAGCAGGCATGTCCAAAATGAATCTTCGCCAATACACATCACTGACCATGCTGGGCATCGCTCCTTCCACTTTTATATTCTTGAGCATCGGTCGATTCTATCCCGGAGATACCGAAGCGGTTATGGATACCATCGTTGAATACCAGTCGTTTGTACTTATCGGCTTTGTGATTATTACGGCTGCTTATGTCGGTTGGAAGGTTTACAAACAACG carries:
- a CDS encoding DedA family protein → MTEGLLMLLNEWGIWGVLASLFIEGSAFPFIGTFFIVTVGFVMNLTWFEIAWVSLLGSFVYAVGSYVPYYLGYKLGNSVVNRLSPARRKSLEKATDAFSKYGIWSVAISSPLHLGNVVPFVAGMSKMNLRQYTSLTMLGIAPSTFIFLSIGRFYPGDTEAVMDTIVEYQSFVLIGFVIITAAYVGWKVYKQRRTKKALNEEYSSEG